The Tenebrio molitor chromosome 2, icTenMoli1.1, whole genome shotgun sequence DNA segment TCTGATTTCAGTTGTTTGAAATGTTGTTAGAATGCGTTATACTGTTCCCCGTCAAGTGTATAAACGACATGAGTTCGCCAAAGTCGATGAAAGAGGTGAGAACCGAGTGGTTGAAGAAGGCGATCAGAATTAGGTGTCATCTGGCGGTGAATAGTAGCGATGCCGCACTGAATTGGCTGAATGATTTGGTGGAGAGCGGGAGTTCTTTTCCGGCGTGAGTAGACTGTTAACAGTTGTCTTTGTTGAAGTTTAGtttgaagaaacaattttcattaataatttgaGTGTTGCACAACCATTAATAAACCACTGTAGATGCGACATCAATTTTGAAAGCAACTGTACAGTGGGTGGTTCTTGCATGTACATTTACGTATAAGAGACACTAACTTcaaacttttttgttgtttccaTCTCGATAATAACCCATTTTTTATAACCACCATTTCTCTTCGTCGTcgtattgttttttcttttattttaaattttttcttcatttattattttatttcttacgTTATCTTTTAAGGGTTTTTTAAGCAATTTCTATTTTACAAATCTATAACACACCTTTTTTTGCTTTCTTCTTCTACAGTCTACAATGATCCATTTCTGTTTCCCGTTAATAATGTCctatccttttttttttctttttcagttCTACATTTTCTCTACTTATATATTTTATTCTCGCGTTTATTGCCTTTCTGTTAGGTACTTAATTATTTCCTTCTTTAGTTCTAACTTCCGTTTTTATTCAGAAGCCTTTTTGATTTTAtatcattacatttttcatattctcgttaatacattttttccttGCTTTTGATCTTCTTGTGTAATCGTCATGAATTTTTTTAGTGATTTCAGAAATCCAAATTCTTTAACATCAATATCTCCTTTATTACCTCTTCTCTAAATGCATCTACGATTTTTCGGcatagatttgtaaatttaCTACAAATTCCtatatttctttaattttcatgTATATTTTCCCAGTACtcctttcattttctttttttttttttttgtttaaagcATCCTTACTTATTATCTTCTGTTGAAATcagaatgtaatttttttaaagttccatcaacccggcgcatccaccatttttataaggtttaaaatagtttactgtgacatttaatttggtcTGGTAatctcaaaacaaaaatagaacgaaattaaaaacacaaattttcataaaaaattaaaaaatcgagttatttttcttctaaatacatattattaacGTTGTTGTAAAACTTTGATAATCTAATCCTTCCAGCTTTTTTCTGCTGGTTGCTCGATGTTttcattcgaaaaaatattcCAATATTTACGTCACACATATGtaatcaaatatttaaaattgtatttttccaGAACCACAAGATTCATGTTCGAACAATTTGCCACAGTTTTCGAGAAACACAGAGACAACACCGAATGCGTCTTGTGGGTTCTGGAACTCATCGGCCAAATTCAAGCCGTCACTGCTGAAAAAGCCGAAGAAAGCGAGATTCTGTTCCTGTGCAACACCTTCATTTTGGCAACGATCGTTTTTTCTGGACACTCTGTATTTCTTCAAGATTTTCCCGATTGCGACGAAATGTGCAAATATTTCCCCCGAGCGGTGGCCACTTTATTGGACATAAATCACTGGAGCATTTGCACAACTCAGGTTTGTTTCCGTCATTTCaacagtacaaaaaaaaaaaatctgacaaaTCGAATTTCAGGCGCTGGAATGGTTTTGTCACATGACCACGGAGAAAAGTTtcaataaaaagtacaaagaGATGTTCGTGCAGTGCTTACAATGTCTGAGGTACGAAAGCGAGTTTCAGAAGAACATGAAATGGACAAAATATCTAAACGTCGAGTGTTGATTTATCATAACGAGATTTATTTTAACGCTACGATCAGACTTCACAGTTCGTACAACTACGAAACAATAAACTTGAAAAATAATTCGAACTAAATAAGCTAGATAGTTATCTAAGAGCACGGTTACAATAGGCCCACGAGAAAATTATGAACCTTCTCGTTCTATTGCTGATTTGGCACAGGAAACTCAACATCATACAGAAGTTTCGTTGTCGGCCAATGGGGGAACAGTCAACGACGTAGGTCTGGAATCGATTCTCTCCGAAACACTCAAAATTTCATCGTCAGCGACATAACTTGGGGGTAGAGGGTGTAATCGTGTGGGGTctaataaatttctatttttttcttgcggTGTTTGCTTTTGCCTGTGAGGGGTGCGATTCGGAGATGACTTTCTGCTATTATAGGACTTGAGTAATTTCGCCCTGAAACAGTAATTGCAGAATCGGAATTTATCTCAGTACATGAACTTACGCATCGAGCAGCTTTAGTAAGAGTCGGTTGTACTGTTGGTACTCTTCGTCCCCAAAGTGATTGGGGTCGTGACGGGCGTGTTCGTAAAGATCACAGAATTGGTGAATCAATCTTTGGCCGCTGCCGTTTAGTGGAGCTGCTAAGGTTGTCAAGAGATAGGCTCGTAAGTTTTCACTCGGGTGCCTCACTAGACAACTATCCTGTTTCGTTATTTCTGCCTCTGCAAGAACATTTTCAaactgttgattttttttaaatcttaacAAATTTAcctaacgttttaacatcatCGACAGCTTTCAATCTGTAGTAGTGAGCGGGAATCTGCTGACCAGGATATACAATGTATCTAGGGTCCTTTTTACTTATTAATTGTGGTTCACATATAATCTTAGGTATAAGGTCAATACGTCTTTCGATTTCTCTTTTTAAAACCTACGAGTGTAAAATCTCAACTTTCTACTTATGGAAACTGATAAAAACATACCTTGGAACCGTCGTGCCCTATAGGTACATGCGGTCCTCTTCTAGATCTAAGCGCAAACCTCATGATTTGCCGCTTAGCAAATATAAACAGGAGAATAAAAGTCAATACACCTAACCCTATTATGATGACCACAGTTACACCAGAAAGTTCCTCAGACATATTCTTtggttttgttaatttttctgCGTGTGCAGGCATTTGGCAGATCTATCACGGCTACttaaacatttaatatttaattctccgGTGAGGCGACTCCTTGCAAAACACTTTCTAACAGTCAAAGCGTGCTACACTTTTTAACCTTGACATTATCGACACAAATATTTGCACCACCTCCACATAAAGAATTAaacgaaataaattatttacaaccGCCCCAACAGTAATTATAcacaaaagtttcataaatactTTGATTTGACAGAACTGACATTTCAACAAATGAGAAATGACAAGCAGCTTCGCCAACAAAACCAAAACAGAACAAACACGAAGTACGAAGTTGCTGACTTGCCGTTCTCGACATGCTGTTGCAGTGGCTAACCTTAAATTTCCACATTTTTCCTGTTACATTTTAGGCAAGATGAGTAAAATATTTGAAGGCGATTCGGACTCGGATGCCGATATTAAAACCGACAACGATTATGCAAAGAACTACGATAACTGGAGAAAGAAAGAGGAACtgaataaatgtaaatatataaAGTGTGGTCCAACAGGAAGAGTGTCTTTTTATTCtagtgaaaacaaaatatggAGAAGAATTGTTAGATGAGGATGCATCGAGTTCTTCAGACGATGACGACGACGGAATTGAGTTGACAGAAGAAGttgaaaaacagtttttcaaaactttaTCCTGCCTAAAAAACAAAGACCCTCGAATCTATGATGCAAATGTGAGATTCTTCGATGGCCCTGAAGACAATTTGCAAAAAGTGCAGAAAAAAGTGAAGAAAGAAAAACCACTGTACATCAATGATTATGAAAGAGAACTAATTTTGAAGAAGAATGGAGAACTGAGTGAGAGTGATGAGGAAAAGGAAGATCCACGTGCAAGGTATTattaagttttgaaattaaatcgTGATTGTGTACAAGCAAAGAAGTTAATAGGTCACCAACATATGTTgaagaacaacaaaaaattaaggaaaatttgaaaaaagtccTCAGTGGTGTAACAGAAGATGACGATGAAGAAGAGTGGGGTGGGATGCTTAAAGTGAGACAAAAAACTGAAGAAGAGAAAATGAGAGAAGAGGCAGAGTATAAAGAGTGGCTGTCAGGACAAAAGGAAGATATCGAAGATAAAGACTTTAAAAGTGAGCTGAAGCCTCTTAAAGACTATTGGAATAATCCAAGTCTAGATAAGGATGAAAAGTTTTTACGAgactacattttacaaaaaaggtAGAAATTTATGCTCTTTACTTTAATTAGGCTAATTTTAGAGTATTACAGATTTTTGAACAAAGAAGATGAAGATTATATTCCAACATATGAAGAAATCATCCATGATTCTGATCAAGATTTATCTGAAGATGAAGATGCCATAGAGAAACAAGAAGAATTTGAACACAAATACAATTTCAGATTTGAAGAACCAGATCAAGAATTTGTAAGTCACTCTGCAAGTAAAGTCAGATTTGATTATTCAGATTTTTTTGCAGATTAAACGCTACCCTAGAACCATGGAACAGTCTTTAAGAAAAACAGATGACAAGAGGAAAGTCAAGCGAGCAGAGACCAAGGAGAGGAAACAGAAAGAGAAAGAACAGAAAATGCAGGAACTGAAGAAACTTCAAGAGCTCAAGCGCAAAGAAATTGAGGAAAAAATACAGAAGCTGAAGGAGATCAC contains these protein-coding regions:
- the LOC138124630 gene encoding protein C1orf43 homolog, translating into MPAHAEKLTKPKNMSEELSGVTVVIIIGLGVLTFILLFIFAKRQIMRFALRSRRGPHVPIGHDGSKVLKREIERRIDLIPKIICEPQLISKKDPRYIVYPGQQIPAHYYRLKAVDDVKTLEAEITKQDSCLVRHPSENLRAYLLTTLAAPLNGSGQRLIHQFCDLYEHARHDPNHFGDEEYQQYNRLLLKLLDAAKLLKSYNSRKSSPNRTPHRQKQTPQEKNRNLLDPTRLHPLPPSYVADDEILSVSERIDSRPTSLTVPPLADNETSV